Proteins from one Brevibacillus humidisoli genomic window:
- a CDS encoding endonuclease/exonuclease/phosphatase family protein — MNDMLRLVCYNIHGGKDRWGRRYLDQMAELLQTLEADVIALQEVHQNSRHGYQAEMLADRLQLSLTYAPALQLYDGAYGNALLSKFPMIRSVNIPLAAKREPRSLLKNTLQYGKHEIDVWVTHCSLDRESRRRQLSDIRREIGQLGSRPLLIAGDFNTASPPLCPPLQDCGAGEGASTPTLVTFSRRVDYVFASSDWQVDRYEVIQQKMSDHYPLLVTLTLPE, encoded by the coding sequence ATGAACGACATGCTGCGTTTGGTTTGTTATAACATTCACGGCGGAAAAGATCGTTGGGGAAGAAGGTACCTTGACCAGATGGCGGAGTTGCTTCAGACACTGGAGGCTGATGTGATCGCCTTGCAAGAAGTACATCAAAACAGTCGCCATGGCTATCAAGCAGAGATGCTGGCCGATCGCCTGCAGCTCTCTCTCACCTATGCACCCGCCTTGCAGCTATACGACGGAGCTTATGGCAATGCACTGTTGTCCAAGTTTCCGATGATTCGCTCTGTCAACATACCTTTAGCAGCCAAGAGAGAACCGCGTTCCTTGCTGAAAAATACGCTGCAGTACGGCAAACATGAGATTGATGTTTGGGTGACTCACTGCAGTCTGGACCGTGAGAGCAGGCGTCGTCAACTGAGCGACATTCGCCGGGAAATTGGTCAGCTTGGTTCGCGCCCTCTACTGATCGCCGGCGACTTTAACACCGCATCCCCTCCCCTTTGCCCCCCACTGCAGGATTGTGGAGCAGGGGAAGGTGCCTCAACACCAACCCTTGTTACCTTTTCGAGAAGAGTTGATTACGTGTTTGCTTCATCGGATTGGCAGGTGGATCGATACGAGGTGATCCAGCAGAAAATGTCCGATCACTATCCGCTGCTTGTCACACTAACGCTGCCTGAGTAG
- a CDS encoding alkaline phosphatase family protein: MKKVLLFLIDSMMTDVLLNCIQKGKTPALQFFHRNGQLIPDCVTVFPTMTASIDCSLITGEYPDRHKVPGLVWYDPSEQKIVNYINGAEPVLTIGLAQCARNVVFDMNDRHLSSEVQTVHEELEEKGFTSGSINVIAHRGRKRYNVHPPFLLDAAAGFSLEGTTSGPTIFSMGTLVKPAIFREVPWSMSQSPAGSLGINDVYAIDVLIEVVRSGMQPDFTLIYLPDNDHKVHKSPRLAEDHLAQVDKQLVRFLDTFDTWEQALERNVFILVSDHGQTVVGSTEEHNVNLDQLLEGYATHQLQSTNIQGDELVICNNERMAYLYPLRDDLLFQVIETLSGEGRIDLIAWKEGEWAKVMNRGELLSFRRGGTLRDQYGTAWTVEGEWKVLDLYQDESGVIGFDSYPDALSRLYGALFSQDVPVIIITAAPGYEFLSKHMPTHLGGGSHGSLHKQDSLIPLLIAGTNRPFVQPARLVDIKSYVIQEVTTQAALV; the protein is encoded by the coding sequence ATGAAAAAGGTGCTTCTTTTCCTCATTGATTCCATGATGACGGACGTGCTCCTAAACTGCATACAAAAGGGAAAGACGCCAGCCTTGCAATTTTTTCATCGAAACGGTCAGTTGATCCCGGACTGTGTGACCGTCTTTCCGACAATGACCGCATCAATTGACTGTTCCCTCATCACAGGAGAGTATCCAGACCGACACAAAGTGCCAGGACTTGTATGGTACGATCCGTCAGAGCAAAAGATCGTCAATTATATAAACGGGGCAGAGCCGGTGCTCACGATCGGGCTTGCCCAATGTGCTCGCAATGTCGTGTTTGACATGAATGATCGTCACTTGAGCAGTGAGGTGCAGACGGTGCATGAAGAGTTGGAGGAAAAAGGGTTTACGTCTGGGTCGATTAATGTGATTGCGCACCGCGGTCGGAAGCGATACAACGTACATCCTCCATTCTTGCTGGATGCAGCTGCAGGCTTTTCCCTGGAGGGGACGACCAGCGGACCAACGATTTTTTCGATGGGGACACTGGTGAAACCAGCCATCTTTCGAGAGGTTCCCTGGAGCATGTCACAATCGCCGGCAGGTTCTCTCGGGATCAATGACGTATATGCAATTGATGTGCTGATCGAAGTGGTGCGAAGCGGCATGCAGCCTGATTTTACCCTGATCTATCTGCCTGACAACGATCACAAAGTTCACAAGTCTCCAAGACTTGCGGAGGATCATTTGGCGCAAGTGGACAAACAATTGGTTCGTTTTCTCGACACGTTTGACACGTGGGAGCAGGCTTTGGAGCGAAATGTGTTCATCTTGGTAAGTGACCATGGTCAAACAGTGGTTGGCTCTACAGAAGAGCACAACGTGAATCTGGATCAGCTTCTTGAGGGTTACGCAACTCACCAACTCCAATCGACCAATATACAAGGCGATGAGTTGGTGATTTGCAACAATGAACGGATGGCTTATCTGTATCCGCTCCGTGACGATTTGCTCTTTCAGGTGATTGAGACGCTCTCCGGGGAGGGCCGGATTGACCTGATTGCCTGGAAGGAAGGGGAATGGGCCAAAGTGATGAATCGCGGGGAACTGCTCTCCTTTCGTCGTGGTGGAACGCTTCGCGACCAGTATGGAACTGCTTGGACGGTAGAGGGAGAATGGAAAGTGCTTGACCTATATCAGGATGAAAGTGGGGTGATTGGCTTCGACTCGTATCCCGATGCGCTGTCCAGATTGTACGGTGCGCTGTTTTCACAAGATGTCCCGGTGATTATCATCACGGCCGCCCCAGGGTATGAATTCTTGTCGAAGCATATGCCAACACACCTGGGGGGAGGAAGTCACGGGTCTTTGCACAAGCAGGATTCACTCATCCCTCTGCTAATCGCAGGTACCAACCGACCTTTTGTCCAACCGGCCAGATTGGTTGACATCAAATCATACGTGATTCAGGAAGTAACTACTCAGGCAGCGTTAGTGTGA
- a CDS encoding S41 family peptidase translates to MRKLFNRLAAALLFSVLLAAPGHAQTVPSQPPQSLLEIADAYRYLLENHISRPETVQLVQGALTNISEQAKEKKGLDLSVDTRDDTFEELQQQLEEWRKQHSLTWKQLHQWAITGMVDTLGDPHTMFFTADELRQFRDDLENETVGFGFRFQVEDQYLLIKQVIPDSPAEAAGIEAGDYLLAVDGAKTAGSNLEEAINHLRGEEGSLAVLTVYRPKEKRSLELTVARAYLIMPEVWGARFAGDIGYINIATFGSDAGYQFRDELARISAAASLKGLIIDLRDNGGGFLSSARDVASLLMEEGLLMHTVNRNGVEIETWVRNGRPISYPVRILVNQGTASASELLAGALRDHQIAKLVGTVTFGKGSAQQIIPLNDGDALKITLEEYYTPNRTVINHVGLQPDITVEDDVAQVLKGMLSLGVKRLELLETEGGQFTVNDVSLPLYRPVFKSSVDSSGERIVMRSAVLASLTGDTSLAEADYVPVQSRLYPTGTIEVTREEKQIKLIFVAKE, encoded by the coding sequence GTGAGGAAGCTTTTCAACAGGTTGGCTGCTGCTCTCTTGTTCAGCGTCCTGCTGGCAGCTCCTGGACACGCTCAAACCGTGCCATCACAACCTCCACAGTCCCTTCTGGAGATTGCTGACGCGTATCGCTATTTGTTGGAAAATCACATCAGTCGACCAGAGACCGTTCAGCTTGTACAGGGGGCATTGACGAACATCTCCGAACAAGCGAAGGAGAAAAAAGGATTGGATTTATCGGTCGATACACGGGACGACACCTTTGAGGAATTGCAGCAGCAACTGGAGGAGTGGCGGAAGCAGCATTCGTTGACGTGGAAGCAGCTGCATCAATGGGCAATCACGGGAATGGTTGACACTCTGGGGGATCCCCACACCATGTTTTTTACCGCAGATGAACTGCGTCAGTTCCGTGATGACCTGGAAAACGAGACAGTGGGATTCGGCTTTCGATTTCAGGTTGAAGACCAGTACCTGTTGATCAAACAAGTCATTCCCGATTCGCCAGCCGAGGCGGCGGGTATTGAAGCTGGAGATTATTTGCTGGCCGTGGATGGCGCCAAAACAGCTGGTTCCAATCTGGAAGAGGCTATCAACCATTTGCGCGGTGAGGAAGGAAGTCTTGCCGTTTTAACCGTGTACAGACCAAAAGAAAAACGTTCACTTGAACTGACAGTTGCCAGAGCTTATCTGATTATGCCTGAGGTATGGGGAGCCCGTTTTGCGGGGGATATTGGTTATATCAATATTGCGACGTTTGGTTCGGATGCCGGCTATCAGTTTCGCGATGAATTGGCTCGGATTTCGGCAGCTGCTTCGCTAAAGGGTCTGATCATTGATCTGCGTGACAATGGCGGCGGGTTCCTCTCTTCCGCGCGTGATGTGGCCAGCTTGTTAATGGAAGAAGGTCTGCTTATGCACACGGTTAATCGGAACGGAGTAGAGATAGAGACGTGGGTACGAAATGGCCGGCCTATCTCCTATCCAGTGCGTATCCTAGTGAACCAAGGCACTGCCTCTGCATCTGAACTTCTTGCGGGCGCCCTGCGTGATCATCAGATTGCCAAACTGGTGGGAACGGTTACTTTCGGGAAAGGAAGTGCACAGCAGATTATTCCGTTGAACGATGGGGATGCGTTGAAAATTACACTGGAAGAATATTATACGCCTAATCGGACCGTGATCAACCATGTGGGTCTGCAGCCGGACATTACGGTAGAGGACGATGTCGCCCAAGTCCTGAAAGGAATGTTGTCGCTGGGTGTGAAGCGATTGGAACTGCTGGAAACAGAAGGAGGACAGTTTACTGTAAACGACGTGTCTCTTCCTCTATATAGGCCCGTTTTCAAATCGTCCGTTGATTCTTCGGGTGAACGAATCGTTATGCGAAGCGCTGTACTCGCCAGTCTGACTGGTGATACTTCGTTGGCCGAGGCTGACTATGTCCCTGTTCAATCCAGGCTGTATCCAACCGGAACGATTGAGGTAACCAGAGAAGAAAAGCAGATTAAGCTAATTTTTGTGGCAAAGGAATAA
- a CDS encoding S-layer homology domain-containing protein — protein sequence MEAIRMFVCLLLACLLMAPTAVWAVPEHESVVPFRDIEDHWAKEAIEYAYQMGLLTGVNGAEEFEPDRFMTRAEFAVMVDRLFLTTEYQLFPLTLLTENDEYGWGEGFDQPYLPYRDVDRLTWIYPSILRLSLIMERLYGPGSLQEIFPGDKMQPDQPITREEAESLLRIFAVREEQLQDERLSPQSSSTASEAYVKRAEAAVAAKQMSEYLATGPILPLLDYSGQKFPLVPEISELFPAFDSFLEDDMPNDQHVYRQAIQSIIEGEGSEKAFKQLRKLAASRFSNQVGVEYYLSWESDTPLTENMQHALRAVDEYFKAERKSPEALKLLAANVYDLALQLETDQPTIMEDTLQQLLPYTKKMKAGTTEWLNYSLYLAALEVRSGDKQQALKRYLQLVSTEEGLTNALYYLITSERMQEANELLNQAADSDQLDREYVDMLQQDLSLISQQPDVVRQLNESLRRMEKSTGIEIEGESMLSGYLYHYTLQVDQQNRTSHTKGIYQAPDKLVLQKMEMFTDEEKNRLYLYDHDSSRWEQSEPGPTQYLHEWVDLLPLEERLHKLHARYLLQKGSRYDVITEWIPGEALKEQAAALSLDSGKLMDAPAFVTKYYIERESGALVKRVWRYEELYDSGEYIAYLGNETYRQTNNLEINLPSDVTKGGR from the coding sequence GTGGAAGCAATACGAATGTTCGTATGTTTACTTCTTGCTTGTCTATTGATGGCACCTACTGCTGTTTGGGCGGTACCGGAGCATGAGTCGGTTGTTCCGTTTCGCGACATAGAGGATCATTGGGCGAAAGAGGCTATTGAATATGCCTATCAAATGGGGCTGCTCACAGGAGTGAATGGGGCAGAGGAATTTGAACCGGATCGGTTTATGACCCGGGCAGAGTTCGCCGTGATGGTGGATCGGCTTTTTCTCACTACCGAGTATCAGTTGTTTCCACTCACTCTGCTTACGGAAAATGATGAGTACGGTTGGGGAGAAGGGTTTGATCAACCCTATTTGCCCTACCGCGATGTAGATCGCCTGACTTGGATCTACCCTTCCATCCTGCGCCTATCCCTCATCATGGAGCGGTTATACGGCCCCGGTTCTTTGCAAGAAATTTTCCCTGGCGACAAGATGCAGCCGGATCAGCCGATTACACGGGAGGAAGCGGAATCACTGCTTCGGATATTTGCAGTCCGAGAGGAGCAACTCCAGGATGAACGGCTCTCGCCCCAATCCTCTTCTACTGCTAGTGAAGCATACGTCAAGCGAGCTGAGGCGGCTGTCGCGGCAAAGCAGATGAGTGAGTATTTGGCTACTGGTCCAATCCTGCCTTTGCTGGACTATAGTGGTCAGAAGTTTCCGCTGGTTCCGGAAATATCAGAATTGTTCCCGGCGTTTGATTCGTTTCTTGAAGACGATATGCCCAATGACCAACATGTGTATCGGCAAGCGATTCAATCGATCATAGAGGGAGAGGGAAGCGAGAAGGCTTTTAAGCAGCTGCGCAAGCTGGCTGCCTCCCGTTTTTCCAACCAAGTCGGGGTAGAGTATTACCTGAGTTGGGAAAGCGATACGCCGCTTACGGAAAATATGCAGCATGCCCTGCGGGCTGTTGATGAATATTTCAAAGCAGAACGTAAGTCCCCAGAAGCGCTGAAACTGCTTGCAGCCAACGTCTACGATTTGGCTCTGCAATTGGAGACTGATCAGCCGACGATCATGGAAGATACTTTGCAGCAGCTCCTCCCCTATACGAAGAAAATGAAGGCTGGCACGACGGAATGGCTCAACTATTCACTGTATCTCGCTGCCTTGGAAGTGAGAAGCGGGGATAAGCAGCAAGCCCTCAAACGCTATCTTCAGCTTGTGTCAACAGAAGAGGGGCTAACCAATGCTCTGTACTATCTGATCACAAGTGAGCGTATGCAGGAAGCGAACGAACTCCTGAATCAAGCAGCCGACTCCGATCAGCTGGACCGGGAGTATGTCGATATGCTGCAGCAAGACCTCTCCCTGATAAGCCAGCAGCCTGATGTTGTCAGGCAATTGAACGAATCGCTGCGGCGCATGGAGAAATCGACAGGCATCGAGATTGAGGGTGAGTCGATGCTAAGTGGCTACCTTTATCACTATACGCTGCAGGTAGACCAGCAGAATCGGACCAGTCACACCAAGGGGATCTATCAGGCCCCTGACAAACTGGTTCTGCAAAAAATGGAAATGTTCACAGATGAAGAAAAAAATCGTCTTTATTTGTACGATCATGACTCTTCCCGTTGGGAGCAAAGTGAGCCAGGTCCAACCCAGTACCTACACGAATGGGTCGATCTCCTGCCGCTTGAGGAACGTTTGCATAAGCTCCATGCCCGTTATCTGCTGCAGAAAGGGAGCAGATACGATGTGATCACGGAATGGATTCCGGGGGAAGCATTGAAGGAGCAGGCGGCCGCTTTGTCGTTGGATAGCGGTAAGCTGATGGACGCCCCTGCTTTTGTCACCAAGTATTACATCGAGCGGGAGAGTGGGGCGCTGGTGAAGCGAGTGTGGCGCTATGAAGAATTGTACGACTCAGGCGAGTACATCGCTTATCTGGGGAACGAGACGTATCGGCAAACCAATAACCTGGAAATCAATCTGCCGTCAGACGTAACGAAAGGAGGGCGCTAA
- a CDS encoding C4-type zinc ribbon domain-containing protein: protein MYPAKQLWQWHLVKEKLSEAEQSAALFLEKEASLRDAISRLEEKINSLPDSDDPDQQIAKLLLEQEHYLAKKAWEEFLLQRDEKEAVLHQEIQQYGWEKEQLELELDDKMIAEYQRLSETKRTPIAEVRNKACMGCHLALSASKLAEWRRAKGLVYCDECGRILV, encoded by the coding sequence ATGTATCCTGCCAAACAGCTTTGGCAGTGGCATCTCGTCAAAGAAAAATTGTCAGAGGCCGAGCAGTCGGCAGCACTATTTCTGGAAAAAGAGGCCAGCCTGCGGGATGCAATATCCCGATTGGAAGAGAAAATCAACAGCTTGCCAGATTCCGACGATCCCGATCAGCAGATTGCCAAGCTCCTCCTCGAACAAGAACACTACCTTGCCAAGAAAGCATGGGAGGAGTTTTTGCTGCAGCGGGATGAAAAAGAAGCGGTTCTACACCAAGAGATCCAGCAGTACGGTTGGGAGAAAGAACAATTAGAGCTGGAACTGGATGACAAGATGATCGCGGAGTACCAGCGGCTGTCCGAAACCAAGCGTACACCCATCGCCGAGGTGAGGAACAAGGCCTGCATGGGCTGTCATCTTGCCCTGTCTGCAAGCAAGCTGGCCGAGTGGAGGAGGGCCAAGGGGCTGGTCTATTGCGATGAATGTGGGCGTATACTCGTCTAG
- a CDS encoding Nif3-like dinuclear metal center hexameric protein, with amino-acid sequence MFANGQTVIQYVEQLAPKRIAVEGDKIGLHVGTLQKPIRKVMVALDVLEEVVDEAIAEEVDLIVAHHAVIFRPLKHLRTDLPAGRVYEKLLKHNIAVYTAHTNLDAAEGGLNDWLAEAIGLVDVEVLDPASEDPYQKLVVFVPLTHQEAVLQAIARAGAGWIGNYSHCSFQTVGTGTFMPRSGTNPYIGTEGKLERVEEVRLETIIPASRQSAVVRAMKEAHPYEEVAYDIYPLELAGKRLGIGRIGRLSEPMTLRQLSELVKRSFSLEGLRVVGKLDDPVAKVAVVGGDGNSFVSKAAFRGADVLITGDIYYHTAHDALADGLRLIDPGHNIEKIMKQKLAEYLVERLAAGGYQTSVIASQIHTDPFQFL; translated from the coding sequence ATGTTTGCAAACGGGCAAACCGTGATTCAATACGTGGAGCAATTGGCCCCCAAACGGATTGCTGTCGAGGGCGACAAGATCGGCTTGCACGTAGGTACGCTGCAAAAACCGATTCGCAAGGTGATGGTGGCACTAGATGTATTGGAAGAAGTGGTAGACGAGGCAATCGCTGAGGAAGTGGATCTGATCGTTGCCCACCACGCTGTGATTTTCCGACCGCTCAAGCACTTGCGGACCGACCTGCCTGCCGGCCGGGTCTATGAGAAGCTGCTGAAACATAATATTGCGGTATACACGGCTCACACCAACCTGGATGCTGCAGAGGGCGGGTTAAATGATTGGCTGGCGGAAGCGATTGGCCTGGTCGATGTAGAGGTGTTGGATCCAGCGAGTGAAGATCCGTACCAAAAGCTGGTCGTCTTTGTTCCATTGACCCATCAGGAAGCGGTCTTGCAAGCAATAGCCCGAGCGGGAGCAGGGTGGATCGGCAACTACAGCCACTGCTCCTTTCAGACAGTTGGCACAGGTACCTTTATGCCCCGCTCCGGAACCAATCCGTACATAGGAACAGAGGGAAAGCTGGAACGAGTAGAAGAGGTGAGGTTAGAGACCATCATCCCTGCATCCAGACAATCTGCCGTCGTTAGGGCGATGAAAGAAGCTCATCCATATGAGGAAGTTGCCTATGATATTTACCCGCTGGAGCTTGCGGGCAAGCGACTAGGGATTGGCAGGATTGGCAGGCTGTCCGAACCGATGACACTGCGCCAGTTGTCGGAGTTGGTCAAGCGGAGCTTTTCCTTGGAGGGATTGCGTGTTGTAGGCAAACTGGATGATCCGGTTGCCAAAGTGGCGGTGGTTGGCGGCGATGGCAATTCTTTCGTGTCCAAGGCTGCATTCCGCGGGGCCGATGTGCTGATTACCGGGGACATCTATTACCATACGGCGCATGATGCGCTTGCCGATGGCCTTCGCCTGATCGATCCCGGTCACAACATAGAAAAAATCATGAAGCAGAAACTAGCTGAGTATCTTGTGGAGCGACTGGCTGCCGGCGGATATCAGACGAGCGTCATCGCTTCCCAAATCCATACCGATCCGTTTCAATTCTTATGA
- a CDS encoding tRNA (adenine(22)-N(1))-methyltransferase encodes MTLAISERLGAIAAYCPTGARVADIGSDHALLAAYLLESGAASFVVAGEVNEGPFRAACRQLSPMVDKGRASVRKGDGLAVLNPGEVDVVCIAGMGGQLIVSILERGHAILADVQRLILQPNVGEELVRRWLLQNGWQLRSETILKEDQVLYEILVAEPGDPYKPYEEQERSVEELLRLGPILWRQKPTLLIEKWRREQEKSRKILRQVACSQRPETVERAREIKQELNWIDEVIRCLQTGKP; translated from the coding sequence ATGACACTAGCAATCTCAGAACGACTTGGTGCAATTGCCGCATACTGTCCAACGGGTGCAAGGGTGGCTGACATCGGCTCTGACCATGCCCTGTTGGCGGCGTACCTCTTGGAGAGCGGAGCTGCATCGTTCGTAGTGGCCGGAGAAGTGAATGAAGGCCCGTTTCGTGCTGCCTGCAGGCAGCTCTCGCCCATGGTGGATAAAGGACGTGCTTCGGTCCGCAAAGGAGACGGTCTCGCCGTATTAAACCCCGGCGAAGTGGACGTGGTCTGCATTGCGGGTATGGGCGGACAGTTGATCGTTTCGATTCTTGAGCGGGGACATGCGATCTTAGCCGATGTCCAACGCTTGATCTTGCAGCCCAACGTAGGGGAGGAACTGGTCAGACGCTGGCTTCTGCAAAATGGTTGGCAGCTCCGCTCAGAGACTATTTTAAAAGAGGATCAGGTGCTGTACGAAATCCTGGTCGCAGAGCCAGGGGATCCTTACAAGCCATATGAAGAGCAGGAGCGGTCCGTTGAAGAGCTGCTACGCCTGGGACCGATCCTCTGGCGCCAGAAGCCGACGCTGTTGATCGAAAAGTGGCGCCGCGAGCAGGAGAAGAGCCGCAAAATACTGAGGCAGGTAGCTTGCTCCCAGCGTCCAGAGACGGTGGAGCGGGCACGAGAAATCAAACAAGAACTGAACTGGATTGACGAGGTGATACGATGTTTGCAAACGGGCAAACCGTGA
- a CDS encoding acyl-CoA dehydrogenase — protein sequence MNLDFTQEQQMIKKMIREFADEVVAPGADERDKTKKFPVELFDQMAELNLLGLPFPEEYGGAGADTISFAIVVEELSRACASTGITYSAHISLGGAPLHLFGSEAQKQKYLTRICSGESLGAFGLTEPNAGSDAGGTQTTAVKDGDSWVLNGSKCFITNASYAKFLALTAVTDKEKGSHGITAFIVPTDAPGFAVIDNYEKLGLNSSNTTELVIDNVRVADDDLLGKRGEGFKQFLITLDGGRIGIGAMAVGIAQAAFDRALQYANQRKAFGQSISKFQAIQFKLADMAMQIEMARNMVYKAAWLKDQGRPFSKEAAMAKLYASEIAMAATHQAIQIHGGYGYMREYQVERLFRDARLLEIGEGTSEVLRMVIARQIGC from the coding sequence GTGAATCTTGATTTTACACAAGAGCAGCAGATGATCAAGAAGATGATACGTGAGTTTGCTGATGAAGTGGTTGCGCCGGGAGCAGATGAACGGGACAAAACAAAGAAGTTTCCTGTCGAATTATTTGATCAGATGGCTGAATTAAACCTGTTGGGTCTGCCCTTTCCGGAAGAATACGGCGGAGCAGGAGCGGATACGATCAGCTTTGCCATCGTTGTCGAGGAGTTGAGCCGTGCCTGTGCGTCAACAGGTATCACCTATTCGGCGCACATCTCACTCGGTGGCGCCCCGCTTCATCTGTTTGGGAGCGAAGCGCAGAAGCAGAAATACTTGACCCGTATCTGCTCTGGTGAGAGTCTCGGTGCATTCGGTCTGACCGAACCCAATGCCGGATCTGACGCAGGCGGCACGCAAACGACAGCGGTGAAGGACGGCGACTCATGGGTGCTGAACGGTTCTAAATGTTTTATCACCAATGCCAGTTACGCTAAATTTTTGGCGCTGACTGCCGTGACGGACAAGGAAAAAGGTTCGCACGGTATCACCGCCTTTATCGTCCCGACTGATGCTCCCGGGTTTGCGGTGATCGACAATTACGAGAAGCTGGGGTTAAACAGTTCCAATACCACAGAATTGGTCATTGACAACGTCCGGGTGGCTGATGATGATCTGTTGGGGAAGCGGGGAGAAGGGTTTAAACAGTTCCTGATAACATTGGATGGCGGTCGGATCGGCATCGGAGCGATGGCAGTGGGCATTGCACAGGCGGCTTTCGATCGGGCGCTACAGTACGCCAATCAGCGCAAAGCGTTTGGCCAGTCGATCTCCAAGTTCCAGGCGATTCAGTTTAAGCTGGCTGACATGGCGATGCAGATTGAAATGGCTCGCAACATGGTGTACAAGGCAGCTTGGCTGAAGGACCAGGGACGTCCCTTTTCCAAAGAGGCGGCAATGGCCAAGCTATACGCCTCGGAAATCGCCATGGCCGCTACCCACCAGGCGATCCAGATCCACGGAGGATACGGGTATATGCGTGAGTATCAGGTAGAGCGTCTGTTCCGTGACGCCCGTCTCCTGGAAATCGGTGAAGGTACCTCAGAAGTCCTGCGGATGGTGATTGCCCGCCAGATCGGCTGCTGA
- a CDS encoding VOC family protein, which produces MIHGLFETHIHVRDLQRSSYFYEHVLGLQEGYVDEARRVRFYWIGPRGQAMLGLWEKEPSAIVKQHFAFQSSTDDMKKAVHFLKTRGLPVWNFLDDGTERPFVFAWMPAVSIYFSDPDGHSLEFISMLPDEPRPDLGVVPWEQWEAMHGRAF; this is translated from the coding sequence ATGATACACGGACTTTTTGAAACGCACATCCATGTACGTGATTTACAGAGATCTTCCTATTTCTATGAGCATGTTCTAGGTCTGCAAGAGGGATATGTTGACGAAGCACGACGAGTCCGATTTTACTGGATTGGTCCCCGTGGACAAGCGATGTTAGGGCTTTGGGAGAAAGAGCCATCGGCAATCGTCAAACAGCATTTTGCGTTTCAATCATCCACGGATGACATGAAAAAAGCCGTTCACTTCTTAAAGACAAGAGGGCTGCCAGTTTGGAATTTTTTGGACGACGGGACAGAGCGTCCCTTTGTGTTTGCCTGGATGCCGGCCGTCTCCATCTATTTTTCCGATCCCGATGGACACTCACTTGAGTTTATTTCCATGCTGCCAGACGAGCCGCGACCCGATTTAGGCGTGGTTCCATGGGAACAATGGGAAGCTATGCATGGAAGGGCATTTTGA